A single window of Chitinivorax sp. B DNA harbors:
- a CDS encoding diguanylate cyclase, with protein MRLPVLSRFSHRLMVLLALIMIGLSGGYAYLVWQVMAETSIEMEHDVQQVMAEQATGFIGRLVKTRTELLDAQLERVASVAGDGAKVMSRHLQRGGVLGESLSGLLSALAGRDTWAGRVYFLDASTGNVSEVGLTGMQTYNDKLLQSRLLSTTMGLATVGEVRWTEPLSSTANRNRLVVVALSPVSDGKKVLGFVGAEIPLIQLAIDSGRDDGFSGNYSFVIDARKRLIATNPVGRNQLDLVSSQNSVLPLVSAGSNKAYDQLLGKIAAGDTGVMKLELRNEPRYVAFHPMYKMPWRLIMVVPADAAVAAITPLSDALADGQARALRVILLGVLAILLPVVVIGLLLIRYMTHPIAALIDGANQIAGGNYAYRMPARMGGEFRQLAQAFDAMSEKIGRTVAEMTAASGAERVANQRLRDSIAELESLNMVLRDETEQRRRAETALRESEGRLKAIVSHARALIYLKDLQGRYLLANEPMQTLLQCTEQQILDKTDADLFPPIVTLQLQRNDQTVISNRTAGEFEENITLGVEPRIFLTSKFLLSDGKGRPYALGGIATDITARKRAEAELRQTKDNLDRIVEQRTDALKKANTQLALEIEERNRTLTELQESESRYALLVENIHDGVLVVQGQQIIYVNQVMADMLDADMPSQLIGRPMLDLVAPDERIKLQERYEARLSGGSVESVYESTLLSLKGRRVEVELSVGLARFKGETGTVAVLRDIALRKAAEVALQRANAELMRMSVMDSLTGLYNRRYLMSTLDAEFARAMRHGVSLSVLMIDVDYFKNINDSYGHQCGDQVLMQVANLIQSRTRQSDTAARYGGEELTLLLPETDLLSARLLADSLCKLIAETPFKLEDGQSVQVTVSIGVAGIPICKADSVSQLLELADESLYRAKRLGRNRVEVAAALN; from the coding sequence ATGCGCTTACCTGTATTGTCGCGGTTTTCGCATCGATTGATGGTGCTATTGGCGCTGATCATGATCGGGCTGTCAGGTGGCTATGCCTATCTGGTGTGGCAGGTCATGGCTGAAACATCGATCGAGATGGAGCACGATGTACAGCAAGTGATGGCTGAACAAGCCACCGGCTTCATCGGACGCCTAGTGAAAACCCGTACAGAGTTGTTGGATGCGCAGCTGGAACGTGTCGCGAGCGTGGCCGGCGACGGGGCTAAGGTCATGTCACGTCATCTGCAACGTGGCGGTGTGCTTGGTGAATCGTTGTCTGGCTTGCTCTCCGCCTTGGCGGGGCGAGATACTTGGGCTGGACGGGTCTATTTTCTGGATGCGTCGACCGGCAATGTCTCGGAAGTCGGCCTGACGGGAATGCAAACCTATAACGATAAGTTGCTGCAATCCCGTTTGCTCTCCACCACCATGGGGCTGGCAACGGTGGGCGAGGTGCGCTGGACAGAACCGCTTTCCAGTACAGCCAATCGAAACCGTTTGGTCGTGGTGGCGTTATCCCCGGTTTCGGATGGCAAGAAAGTATTGGGTTTTGTTGGAGCGGAAATTCCATTGATCCAGTTGGCCATCGACAGTGGACGTGATGATGGCTTCAGTGGTAATTATTCCTTTGTGATCGATGCCCGCAAGCGTCTGATCGCTACCAATCCAGTCGGGCGCAATCAACTTGATCTGGTCTCGTCACAAAACAGTGTCCTGCCCTTGGTCTCGGCTGGTAGCAATAAGGCTTATGACCAGCTGTTGGGTAAGATTGCTGCCGGCGATACGGGTGTGATGAAACTCGAGTTGCGCAATGAGCCGCGCTATGTGGCATTTCATCCCATGTACAAAATGCCTTGGCGATTGATCATGGTGGTGCCTGCAGACGCAGCCGTTGCGGCCATCACGCCACTGAGCGATGCACTGGCAGACGGGCAGGCGAGGGCCTTGCGTGTCATCTTGCTGGGTGTGCTGGCTATTCTGCTGCCTGTGGTAGTGATCGGGTTATTGTTGATTCGTTACATGACTCACCCAATTGCTGCTTTGATCGATGGTGCCAACCAGATTGCAGGCGGAAATTATGCCTACCGCATGCCGGCGCGAATGGGTGGGGAATTTCGACAGTTGGCCCAGGCATTCGATGCCATGTCGGAGAAAATCGGACGAACTGTGGCCGAAATGACAGCCGCCAGCGGGGCGGAGCGAGTCGCAAACCAGCGGTTACGTGATTCGATTGCCGAATTGGAATCGTTGAACATGGTGCTGCGAGATGAGACTGAACAACGGCGTCGTGCCGAAACCGCGCTTCGCGAGAGTGAAGGTCGCCTGAAAGCCATAGTCAGCCATGCTCGGGCATTGATCTACTTGAAGGATTTGCAAGGACGATACCTACTTGCGAATGAGCCGATGCAAACGTTGTTGCAGTGTACAGAGCAACAGATTCTAGATAAGACCGACGCTGACTTGTTTCCACCGATTGTGACATTGCAGCTACAGCGCAACGACCAGACGGTGATCAGCAACCGTACGGCCGGTGAGTTTGAGGAAAACATCACACTCGGCGTGGAGCCGCGTATTTTTCTGACCAGCAAGTTTTTGTTGAGCGATGGGAAGGGGCGTCCATACGCGTTAGGTGGCATCGCAACGGATATTACAGCTCGCAAACGTGCCGAAGCAGAATTGCGGCAGACCAAGGACAATCTGGATCGAATCGTCGAACAACGTACTGATGCATTGAAGAAAGCCAACACTCAGCTGGCATTGGAAATTGAGGAGCGCAATCGTACATTGACGGAATTGCAGGAGTCAGAGTCTCGTTACGCGTTGTTGGTTGAGAACATTCACGACGGTGTGCTGGTGGTGCAGGGGCAGCAGATCATATATGTCAATCAGGTGATGGCCGACATGCTGGATGCAGATATGCCGTCGCAATTGATCGGTCGACCGATGCTGGATCTGGTTGCACCCGATGAGCGTATCAAACTGCAGGAACGTTACGAGGCGAGATTGAGTGGCGGCTCGGTAGAATCGGTATACGAAAGTACCTTGCTCAGCTTGAAGGGTCGACGTGTCGAGGTTGAGTTGTCCGTCGGCTTGGCTCGATTCAAAGGTGAGACCGGGACGGTGGCGGTGTTGCGGGACATTGCGTTGCGTAAGGCTGCAGAAGTTGCGCTACAACGGGCGAATGCCGAGCTGATGAGAATGTCGGTGATGGATTCGCTGACGGGTTTGTATAACCGACGCTATTTGATGAGCACGTTGGATGCGGAGTTTGCGCGGGCCATGCGTCATGGCGTGTCATTGTCGGTGTTGATGATCGATGTTGATTATTTCAAGAACATCAATGATAGCTACGGTCATCAATGTGGCGATCAGGTATTGATGCAGGTTGCCAACTTGATACAAAGTCGCACCCGTCAAAGCGATACGGCAGCGCGTTATGGCGGGGAGGAGTTGACCTTGCTGTTGCCTGAGACGGATCTGCTGAGTGCGCGGTTGCTGGCAGACTCTCTGTGCAAATTGATTGCCGAAACCCCCTTCAAACTTGAGGATGGTCAGTCAGTTCAGGTTACGGTCAGCATTGGGGTTGCTGGCATACCGATTTGTAAAGCTGACTCGGTCAGTCAGTTGTTGGAACTGGCGGATGAATCACTCTATCGTGCCAAACGGCTAGGGCGTAATCGGGTTGAGGTGGCGGCAGCATTGAATTAG
- a CDS encoding protein phosphatase 2C domain-containing protein produces MAIVPPATAVAVPRLGSAFGLSDRGRVRGNNEDNFLIDPTLSLLAICDGMGGHHGGEIAAEQTLEEIRNFLMATTQGVPLPGHDAVLYEPDPDATWPDQTMPAIATLWDAVEYANDRLYQRNVNSGTGNLYGMGSTLTGIWRMTDDGPLMCFHVGDSRLYRFRDYELTRITKDHTLYQQALDEGIVDALPNRNLLLQAIGPSPSVRPDIKAVDTTPGDVYLLCTDGLHGLVPEIEIERLLRNICYLSLEEQCNQLIALANDFGGTDNVTAVLIRYDDQANSDKPIVA; encoded by the coding sequence ATGGCCATTGTCCCACCCGCCACCGCCGTTGCCGTACCCAGATTAGGCAGTGCATTCGGTCTTTCCGACCGTGGGCGCGTACGGGGGAATAATGAAGACAACTTCCTGATCGATCCCACGCTCTCGCTGTTGGCAATCTGTGATGGCATGGGGGGACACCATGGAGGAGAAATTGCGGCGGAACAGACGCTGGAAGAAATTCGAAATTTCCTGATGGCCACCACACAAGGCGTTCCTCTACCAGGCCATGATGCGGTGCTATATGAACCAGATCCAGACGCAACCTGGCCCGATCAGACCATGCCGGCCATCGCCACGTTATGGGATGCCGTCGAGTACGCCAATGATCGACTGTATCAACGCAATGTGAACAGCGGCACAGGCAACCTGTATGGCATGGGCAGTACATTGACCGGCATCTGGCGCATGACCGATGACGGCCCCCTGATGTGCTTTCATGTCGGTGACAGCCGCCTCTATCGATTTCGCGATTACGAGCTGACCCGCATTACCAAAGACCACACGTTATACCAACAAGCATTGGATGAAGGCATCGTGGATGCCCTACCCAACCGCAATCTGCTGTTACAAGCCATCGGCCCCTCACCTAGTGTCAGGCCAGACATCAAAGCTGTCGACACCACCCCAGGTGACGTTTACCTGTTATGCACTGACGGCCTGCACGGGCTGGTTCCAGAAATTGAAATTGAACGGTTGTTACGGAACATCTGCTATTTGAGCCTTGAAGAACAATGCAATCAACTGATCGCACTGGCCAACGATTTTGGTGGAACAGACAATGTAACGGCGGTGCTGATACGTTACGATGACCAAGCCAACAGCGATAAACCCATAGTGGCATGA
- the tagF gene encoding type VI secretion system-associated protein TagF, producing MSVGFYGKVPSHGDFISRRLPPEFIEPWDAWLQQSLAASQAELGEQWLTHYLVAPIWRFMLGRGIVGPQNWAGVLMPSVDRVGRYFPLTLAAPTALPETWLDLNSISPWFDTLEDWALSSLCNEFAMSMFDEALGGISALATSARPLSVGLNCPIQMPLVQMQSSILSQVLFDGCSLWWTLGSSEFPGQVRIQQGLPIPTDFSGLLTNVIRSDSA from the coding sequence ATGAGTGTTGGTTTCTATGGCAAGGTACCCAGCCATGGCGACTTCATCAGTCGCCGCTTGCCACCCGAATTCATCGAACCTTGGGATGCCTGGTTACAGCAGTCGCTTGCTGCCAGCCAGGCTGAACTGGGTGAGCAGTGGCTGACCCACTACTTGGTCGCACCTATTTGGCGTTTTATGCTGGGCCGTGGCATTGTCGGCCCACAAAACTGGGCTGGCGTATTGATGCCAAGCGTGGATCGCGTTGGCCGCTACTTCCCCCTCACACTGGCAGCCCCCACGGCTTTGCCAGAAACCTGGCTTGACCTCAACAGCATATCCCCATGGTTTGACACGCTGGAGGATTGGGCGCTGTCCAGTTTATGTAACGAGTTCGCGATGTCGATGTTTGATGAGGCGCTGGGTGGAATATCTGCTTTAGCAACATCTGCACGACCGTTATCTGTCGGTTTGAATTGTCCGATTCAGATGCCGCTGGTGCAGATGCAATCTTCAATACTCAGCCAGGTTTTATTTGATGGCTGCAGCTTGTGGTGGACGTTGGGTTCCAGCGAGTTTCCCGGTCAGGTGCGTATACAACAGGGTTTGCCAATACCCACAGATTTCTCGGGCTTGTTGACTAACGTGATTCGTTCTGACAGTGCTTGA
- the tssM gene encoding type VI secretion system membrane subunit TssM, translating to MRKLFSWLIKPPVLAFIGVLLLSLLVWFEGPLLAFNDKKPFESSTTRWVIILILFLLWAGYFGCKWLFARLAEAKLRQGVAEAGADQPPPPGAAESASEVAALGKRFQDALDTLRKAHGGKRGAHYLYDIPWYLIVGAPGGGKTTALNESGLRFPLADQLGKGPIGGVGGTRNCDWWFADEAVLLDTAGRYVTQDSFAPVDQGAWQGFLGLLKKHRKRRPINGVIIAVSALDLLQQDEAARQLHARAVRERVKELHDKLGIRFPIYVLVTKCDLLAGFVEFFDNLGKDERGQVWGMTFPYVDASQIDQTLSAMPGEMKALERQLQSRLVDRVQQERDLRRRALIYGFPQQFALLGDSAQRFLRDVFSATRYEEPALLRGVYFSSATQTGSPIDRIIGSLANSFGLPRTALPANANSGRSYFITRLLREVVFAEAGLAGADLKLEQRRKYLQWGGIGGIVLCTVLLSIGLITSYVRNQRLIHDVAAKADELKQVAKTLQGRTGLLDVLPLLDQTRALPTGYAERDVSVPWSMTFGLYQGDSLGEQTMATYRRLLGDALQPQIVSRLEDDLRRSEAVSADQLYSSLRTYLMLGDRKHLEPTTVADWGKEWVRTLPGATTAQRATLTEHVVAWAESLDTSTAVPIDSTLIAQARTVLATLSTEQRIYSSLKTQLVSDNLPAFDISQAAGKDAASALTRKSGQPLTQAMQGLYTVDGYKKLLLSVDAALVNAAKDNWILDQQTVLDPKQIDSIKVAVLQLYYDDYIKQWDALLADVSVVNFSNLDQAARVLNLLGGASSPLRKFLTAASKETTLAPVEALNAAVLDKVKGKFKSITQALGSAASPVAGESMNPVDVHFDDLHKMVNAPAGAPSQLDQSLATLKEASAFLDAANAAKKTGSPPPPGDALLKLRREAEGKPAPLSSILQAADGASSALTQGSERERLNALWNAQVAPFCRQAIAGRYPVNRGQVKEITPDDFGRVFAPGGLIDDFFQKNLQQYVDMSGPTWRLRGTGSDSLGIPGDTLAEFQRAARIRDTFFALGGNQPSFRFQLKPFSIDPALSKLAVDIDGTLMTFNSAAIATATPFQVPSGKGVGAAKVEYSPSSGNGTLRVEGPWALFRLLDKAAVEASTQSERYKVTFDLEGKKAAFELTASSVINPFRRDVLERFRCLDRL from the coding sequence ATGCGCAAATTGTTTTCCTGGTTGATCAAACCGCCCGTTCTGGCCTTCATCGGCGTTCTGCTGCTGTCGTTGCTGGTCTGGTTTGAAGGCCCGTTGCTGGCATTCAACGATAAAAAGCCATTTGAATCGAGTACCACCCGCTGGGTGATCATTCTGATTCTGTTCCTGCTTTGGGCAGGATATTTCGGTTGTAAATGGCTGTTTGCCCGCTTGGCAGAAGCCAAATTACGGCAGGGTGTTGCCGAGGCTGGAGCGGATCAGCCACCACCGCCAGGTGCTGCCGAATCGGCCAGCGAAGTGGCGGCATTGGGCAAGCGCTTTCAAGATGCGCTGGATACCCTGCGCAAGGCCCATGGGGGCAAGCGTGGTGCACACTACCTGTACGATATCCCATGGTATTTGATCGTTGGCGCACCGGGGGGTGGTAAAACCACTGCGTTGAATGAATCCGGCTTGCGTTTTCCGTTGGCGGATCAATTGGGCAAGGGGCCAATTGGTGGGGTCGGGGGGACGCGCAATTGTGACTGGTGGTTCGCTGACGAGGCGGTGCTGCTGGATACTGCTGGCCGATATGTGACCCAGGACAGCTTTGCGCCGGTCGATCAAGGCGCATGGCAGGGTTTTCTCGGTTTGCTGAAAAAACACCGCAAACGTCGCCCTATCAATGGCGTGATCATCGCCGTCAGCGCGCTGGATCTACTGCAGCAGGACGAAGCCGCTCGACAGTTGCATGCCCGCGCGGTGCGCGAGCGGGTGAAAGAGCTGCACGACAAGCTGGGCATTCGTTTTCCGATTTATGTATTGGTTACCAAGTGCGATTTACTAGCTGGGTTTGTCGAGTTCTTCGACAATTTGGGCAAGGATGAGCGTGGTCAGGTTTGGGGCATGACCTTTCCTTATGTCGATGCCAGTCAGATCGACCAGACACTCTCTGCCATGCCGGGCGAGATGAAAGCACTGGAACGCCAGTTGCAATCGCGTCTGGTTGACCGTGTGCAGCAGGAACGCGACTTGCGTCGTCGCGCGCTGATTTATGGCTTCCCACAACAGTTTGCATTGCTGGGCGATTCGGCGCAGCGTTTCTTACGCGATGTATTCAGTGCCACCCGTTATGAAGAGCCCGCGCTGTTGCGCGGTGTGTATTTCTCCAGCGCGACGCAAACGGGCAGCCCGATCGACCGTATCATTGGTTCCTTGGCCAACTCTTTTGGTTTGCCAAGGACGGCTTTGCCAGCCAACGCCAACAGTGGGCGCAGTTACTTCATCACCCGCCTGCTACGCGAGGTGGTATTTGCCGAAGCAGGTCTGGCTGGTGCAGATCTGAAACTGGAACAACGTCGCAAATATCTGCAATGGGGTGGCATTGGGGGTATTGTGCTGTGCACGGTGTTGCTGTCGATTGGCCTGATCACCAGCTATGTCCGCAATCAGCGGTTGATCCACGATGTGGCTGCCAAAGCAGACGAGTTGAAACAGGTTGCCAAAACGTTGCAAGGCCGTACTGGCCTGTTGGATGTCTTGCCGCTACTGGATCAAACCCGTGCCCTGCCCACTGGTTATGCCGAGCGAGATGTGTCTGTACCGTGGTCGATGACCTTTGGCCTGTATCAGGGGGATTCACTGGGTGAGCAGACCATGGCCACCTATCGTCGGTTGCTGGGTGATGCCCTGCAGCCGCAAATCGTCAGCCGTCTCGAGGACGACCTGCGCAGAAGTGAGGCTGTCAGTGCCGATCAACTGTACAGCAGTTTGCGCACTTATCTGATGCTGGGGGATCGCAAGCACCTGGAGCCAACTACCGTGGCGGATTGGGGTAAAGAGTGGGTGCGAACCCTGCCGGGGGCCACCACGGCTCAGCGTGCTACCCTCACCGAGCATGTGGTAGCCTGGGCTGAATCTCTCGATACCAGCACTGCTGTACCGATCGATTCCACCTTGATTGCACAGGCTCGTACCGTGCTGGCCACCCTGTCTACCGAACAGCGCATCTACAGTTCGTTGAAGACGCAGTTGGTGAGTGACAATCTGCCTGCTTTCGATATCAGTCAGGCCGCTGGTAAAGATGCTGCCAGCGCATTGACCCGCAAGAGTGGCCAGCCGCTGACCCAGGCTATGCAAGGCTTGTATACCGTGGATGGATACAAAAAGCTGTTGCTGTCGGTGGATGCCGCCCTGGTCAATGCGGCCAAGGACAACTGGATACTGGATCAGCAAACGGTGCTGGACCCAAAACAAATCGACAGTATCAAAGTGGCCGTGTTGCAGCTTTACTACGATGACTACATCAAGCAGTGGGATGCACTGTTGGCGGATGTCAGCGTGGTGAACTTCAGCAATCTCGATCAAGCGGCCCGCGTGCTGAATCTGCTGGGGGGGGCGTCATCGCCGTTGCGCAAGTTCCTGACCGCGGCTTCAAAAGAGACGACACTGGCGCCGGTTGAAGCGCTCAACGCAGCGGTGCTGGACAAGGTCAAAGGCAAATTCAAGTCCATCACCCAGGCGCTCGGCAGTGCAGCGTCACCGGTGGCGGGTGAGAGCATGAATCCCGTCGACGTGCATTTCGATGACCTGCATAAAATGGTCAACGCCCCGGCTGGTGCACCATCCCAACTGGATCAGTCACTGGCAACCCTGAAAGAGGCATCTGCCTTTCTTGATGCTGCCAATGCTGCCAAGAAGACCGGCAGCCCGCCACCACCCGGTGATGCGCTGCTGAAGCTCAGGCGAGAAGCCGAAGGTAAACCCGCGCCGCTGTCATCCATCTTGCAAGCCGCGGATGGCGCCAGCAGTGCCCTGACACAAGGCAGTGAGCGCGAGCGGCTGAATGCGTTGTGGAATGCGCAGGTCGCGCCCTTCTGCCGTCAAGCCATCGCAGGGCGTTATCCGGTCAACCGTGGCCAAGTCAAGGAAATCACGCCAGACGACTTTGGCCGCGTTTTTGCCCCAGGTGGTTTGATTGATGATTTCTTCCAGAAAAATCTGCAACAGTATGTCGACATGTCCGGCCCGACATGGCGGCTGCGCGGCACCGGGAGTGATTCGTTGGGCATACCGGGCGATACCTTGGCTGAATTCCAGCGTGCGGCACGTATCCGCGATACCTTCTTCGCGCTGGGGGGCAACCAGCCATCGTTCCGGTTCCAGCTCAAGCCGTTCAGCATTGATCCGGCTTTGAGCAAACTGGCGGTTGATATTGATGGCACGCTGATGACGTTCAATTCGGCCGCCATTGCTACGGCGACACCTTTCCAGGTGCCCAGTGGCAAAGGCGTTGGGGCGGCAAAGGTGGAGTATTCCCCGTCATCGGGTAATGGCACATTAAGGGTGGAAGGCCCTTGGGCCTTGTTCCGGTTGCTTGACAAAGCCGCTGTGGAAGCCAGTACGCAGTCGGAACGTTACAAGGTGACATTTGATCTGGAGGGCAAGAAGGCAGCGTTCGAGCTGACCGCCAGCAGCGTCATCAACCCGTTCCGTCGTGATGTGCTGGAACGTTTCCGCTGCCTGGATCGGCTATAG
- the icmH gene encoding type IVB secretion system protein IcmH/DotU produces the protein MASDNLPPDPDRTLLVPAPGGRKPPQPVPAPPDAEHTIITSATSLQGAAPASVVMPQANGVIPTLPSAGLNPLVTAAHVLLSLIMPLRQMGQCADVEALRQRLVNAVRSFEADAKAASVDFEALAAARYALCTMVDETVASTPWGGSGAWGSRSLLVTFHNEAFGGEKFFVVLQRLAQDPARNIDVLELFYLCLALGFEGRYRLIDGGRTQLDLLRERLHQLIRTQRGQVEQDLSPHWRGTTAQRKPLMSLLPLWLIGVAALLILGILHLLFHFWLGRAADPVLSSLSQIRIDAARPAPAAVQPVVPVARLAKFLEREVAEGLVTVQETADRSIVSIRGDGMFASGSAEMDSRFNPLMVRIGDALRINPGKVSVVGHTDDRRALSARFPSNWELSKARASAVAALLIERVGPASRYTIEGRADSEPLVPNDTPANRARNRRVDIVLFVPAGGA, from the coding sequence ATGGCCAGTGACAACCTTCCTCCCGATCCCGATCGTACCTTGCTGGTGCCGGCACCCGGTGGGCGTAAACCACCGCAACCCGTGCCAGCGCCACCTGATGCCGAGCATACCATCATCACGTCTGCTACTTCATTGCAAGGTGCCGCGCCAGCGTCGGTGGTCATGCCCCAGGCCAACGGGGTGATACCAACCTTGCCCTCGGCTGGCCTCAATCCATTGGTGACGGCAGCGCATGTGCTGCTGAGTCTGATCATGCCACTGCGGCAAATGGGCCAGTGTGCAGATGTCGAAGCGTTGCGGCAGCGCCTGGTGAATGCGGTCCGCAGTTTTGAAGCGGATGCCAAGGCCGCAAGTGTCGATTTCGAGGCGTTGGCTGCAGCACGTTACGCATTGTGCACCATGGTGGATGAAACGGTTGCATCGACGCCGTGGGGTGGTAGTGGTGCCTGGGGTAGTCGTAGCCTGTTGGTCACGTTTCACAATGAAGCCTTCGGTGGTGAAAAGTTCTTTGTGGTGCTGCAGCGGTTGGCGCAGGACCCTGCGCGGAACATCGATGTGTTGGAACTGTTCTATCTGTGCCTGGCATTGGGGTTCGAGGGCCGTTACCGTTTGATCGATGGTGGCCGTACCCAGCTGGACCTGTTGCGCGAACGCCTGCATCAGCTGATCCGTACTCAGCGTGGTCAGGTGGAGCAGGATCTATCCCCACATTGGCGCGGCACCACCGCCCAGCGTAAACCGCTGATGAGCCTGTTGCCATTGTGGTTGATTGGTGTGGCGGCGCTACTGATTCTGGGCATCCTGCATTTGCTGTTTCACTTCTGGCTGGGCCGCGCTGCTGACCCGGTATTGAGCAGCTTGAGTCAGATCCGTATCGATGCGGCTCGCCCTGCGCCTGCAGCTGTACAGCCAGTTGTGCCTGTCGCCCGCCTGGCCAAGTTTCTGGAGCGGGAAGTGGCGGAAGGGCTGGTGACGGTGCAGGAAACCGCAGATCGGTCGATCGTATCGATTCGCGGCGATGGCATGTTTGCATCTGGCAGCGCCGAGATGGACAGTCGTTTCAATCCCTTGATGGTACGTATCGGCGACGCGTTGAGGATTAATCCGGGCAAAGTATCTGTTGTCGGTCATACCGACGACCGTCGCGCCCTGTCTGCACGGTTCCCATCCAATTGGGAATTGTCAAAGGCGCGCGCCAGTGCAGTTGCTGCTTTGTTGATCGAACGTGTTGGCCCGGCTTCGCGCTATACCATCGAAGGACGAGCTGACAGCGAGCCATTGGTGCCAAACGATACACCAGCCAACCGTGCCCGCAATCGTCGTGTCGACATCGTATTGTTTGTTCCTGCGGGGGGTGCATGA
- the tssK gene encoding type VI secretion system baseplate subunit TssK: MSWNSKVVWSEGMFLQPQHLQQHDRFLQTQLELRCGKLRQYGWGLTSLKIDEAQLALGKLSLLECSGVLPDGTPFSLPQEDELPLPLAVPEDVRDMLVVLALPDRRPGIVEAMEESGEERFARYRMMEHEVRNTSGDDDEPAIMHIGKLRLKLALESDVSNAYSYVGIARVLERRPDNQLVLDTDYIPPCLDCRASSRLTGYVEEIRGLLHQRGEALAARLTQPGVAGVGEIADFLLLQLINRQQPLFSHLAAMSGLHPESLYREMLQIAGELATFSKPGKRASDYPGYRHDRLIDTLLPLMLDIRQSLSLVMDPHAFPIPIEARQFGIHVAIVQDKTLFKNAGFILAVNAQMPPEVVRNGFPAQVKIGPVEKIRDLVNLQLPGIVLRPLPVAPRQLPFHAGFTYFELERSGDYWAAMSSSAGFALHVPGDFPGLQMEFWAIRN, translated from the coding sequence ATGTCGTGGAATAGCAAAGTCGTGTGGTCCGAAGGCATGTTCCTGCAGCCACAACATTTGCAGCAGCACGACCGTTTTCTGCAGACCCAGCTGGAACTGCGCTGTGGCAAGCTGCGGCAGTATGGTTGGGGGCTGACTTCACTGAAAATCGATGAAGCCCAACTGGCATTGGGTAAGTTGTCGTTGTTGGAATGCAGTGGCGTATTGCCTGATGGCACACCGTTTTCGTTACCACAGGAGGACGAGTTGCCGTTGCCGCTGGCGGTTCCCGAGGATGTCAGGGACATGCTGGTCGTGCTGGCGCTGCCAGATCGGCGGCCAGGTATCGTCGAGGCGATGGAGGAATCCGGCGAGGAACGTTTTGCCCGCTATCGCATGATGGAGCACGAAGTCCGCAATACCAGCGGTGACGATGACGAGCCGGCCATCATGCATATTGGCAAGTTGCGGCTGAAGCTGGCACTGGAAAGTGATGTCAGCAATGCCTACAGCTATGTCGGGATTGCCCGTGTATTGGAACGGCGCCCGGATAATCAGCTGGTGCTGGATACCGACTATATTCCACCATGTCTTGATTGCCGCGCTTCATCGCGCCTGACAGGCTATGTTGAAGAAATTCGTGGCTTGCTCCATCAACGTGGCGAGGCCCTGGCAGCCCGCCTGACCCAGCCGGGTGTGGCTGGTGTCGGCGAGATTGCCGATTTTCTGTTGTTACAGCTGATCAATCGCCAGCAGCCGCTGTTTTCGCATCTGGCGGCAATGAGTGGCTTGCACCCGGAGTCGCTCTATCGCGAGATGTTGCAGATAGCGGGCGAACTGGCGACATTCTCCAAGCCCGGTAAGCGGGCAAGCGATTATCCGGGCTACCGGCATGACAGGTTGATCGATACGTTGTTACCGTTGATGTTGGATATCCGTCAGTCACTCAGCCTGGTGATGGACCCGCATGCCTTCCCGATCCCGATCGAAGCACGGCAATTCGGTATTCATGTGGCCATCGTGCAGGACAAGACCTTGTTCAAGAACGCGGGCTTCATCTTGGCTGTCAATGCGCAGATGCCGCCCGAAGTGGTGCGCAATGGCTTCCCGGCGCAGGTGAAGATTGGTCCAGTGGAAAAGATTCGTGATCTGGTCAACTTGCAGCTACCCGGCATTGTGTTACGGCCATTACCGGTAGCACCGCGTCAGTTACCGTTCCACGCAGGATTCACCTATTTCGAGCTGGAACGCAGTGGAGATTATTGGGCGGCCATGAGCAGTTCTGCCGGTTTTGCGCTGCATGTGCCGGGCGACTTCCCAGGTCTGCAGATGGAATTCTGGGCGATCAGGAACTAA